A genomic stretch from Bacterioplanes sanyensis includes:
- the rsxC gene encoding electron transport complex subunit RsxC: MTHLIRLHDFNGGIHPPENKHQSTQRPIRAASLPAQLILPLHQHIGAAALAEVAPGERVLKGQRIAQADGTISVPVHAPTSGHVVAIEPRPVPHASGLEELCIVIEPDGEEQWQPRSSLLEQLGVDAVQDIEPPQLVDFIRDMGIAGMGGAGFPTAAKLQTRRFPIHTLILNGAECEPYITADDMLMRERAAEVISGAEILQHIVSSERCLIGVEDNKPEAIAALQQALSERNLQHQIDLVVIPTKYPSGGEKQLIQILTGEEVPSGGIPAHIGVVCQNVGTASAIHRAVYHAEPLISRITTVTGEACREPGNWDTLIGTPVSHLLTLSGYQPQTQERVIMGGPMMGFALPHAQLPIVKTSNCLLTPTASELPSNDLAMACIRCGMCADACPAELLPQQLYWFSKAQEFDKAEQHNLFDCIECGACSYVCPSHIPLVQYYRFAKGAIREERAAQAKSERAKERFENRLARQEREQAEKDAKRKARAEAAAKAKQSAAQQAPSTPTTASAATIASQAEGSAEALEKLNKKLTATQTAISKTQDKLAAARADESQADKIPALEAALEKTQDKLKQLAKDIAAAKKAAKAQPDNSDKGDPNSPERLKRKWETAQTRLQTAQQRLQEAQQQGLDTVAALQAGVDKQQQRVNEAHSAYEQALQAASSAPAEAQADASNHTASVAIDVEALQKKILAQQDRLSKAQERLQMAEADNLDTVPALSKGVDKQQQKLEQLQQQLQQATQQSTEQTPGA; encoded by the coding sequence ATGACACATTTAATACGTCTGCACGATTTTAATGGCGGCATTCACCCGCCGGAGAACAAGCATCAGTCGACACAGCGGCCTATTCGCGCGGCCAGCTTGCCAGCACAGTTGATTCTGCCCCTGCACCAGCACATTGGCGCCGCCGCGCTGGCAGAGGTAGCCCCCGGCGAGCGAGTATTAAAGGGCCAGCGAATAGCCCAAGCCGACGGCACCATCAGCGTACCTGTGCATGCGCCGACATCAGGCCACGTCGTTGCCATCGAACCTCGTCCAGTGCCGCACGCATCCGGTTTGGAGGAGCTGTGCATTGTTATAGAGCCCGATGGCGAGGAACAATGGCAGCCGCGCAGTAGCTTGCTCGAGCAGCTGGGCGTAGACGCGGTGCAGGATATCGAACCGCCGCAGCTGGTCGATTTTATCCGCGACATGGGCATCGCAGGCATGGGCGGCGCCGGTTTTCCGACGGCCGCCAAGCTGCAAACGCGGCGCTTTCCTATCCATACACTGATTTTAAACGGCGCTGAGTGCGAGCCTTACATCACCGCCGATGACATGCTGATGCGCGAGCGCGCCGCAGAAGTGATCAGTGGCGCCGAGATTCTGCAGCACATCGTCAGCAGCGAACGCTGCCTGATCGGCGTGGAAGACAACAAACCCGAGGCCATAGCGGCACTGCAACAAGCACTGAGCGAGCGCAATCTGCAGCACCAAATCGATTTGGTGGTCATTCCCACCAAGTACCCTTCCGGTGGTGAGAAGCAGCTGATTCAGATTTTGACGGGCGAAGAGGTTCCGTCCGGTGGCATTCCTGCGCACATCGGTGTGGTGTGCCAAAACGTCGGTACCGCCAGCGCCATCCATCGCGCCGTCTACCACGCTGAGCCCCTCATTAGCCGCATTACCACCGTCACCGGTGAAGCGTGTCGCGAGCCCGGAAATTGGGACACCTTAATCGGCACACCGGTCAGCCACTTGCTGACATTGAGCGGCTATCAGCCACAAACGCAAGAACGCGTGATTATGGGCGGCCCGATGATGGGCTTTGCGCTGCCGCACGCGCAGTTACCGATCGTCAAAACCAGCAACTGTTTGCTGACCCCGACCGCCAGCGAGCTGCCCAGCAACGATCTGGCGATGGCCTGCATTCGCTGCGGCATGTGCGCCGACGCCTGCCCAGCAGAACTGCTGCCGCAGCAGCTGTATTGGTTCAGCAAGGCACAAGAGTTTGATAAAGCCGAGCAGCACAACCTGTTTGACTGCATCGAATGTGGCGCCTGCTCCTATGTCTGCCCTAGCCACATTCCACTGGTGCAATATTACCGCTTTGCCAAGGGCGCCATCCGCGAAGAGCGCGCGGCCCAGGCCAAATCTGAGCGGGCCAAAGAGCGTTTTGAAAACCGATTAGCGCGCCAAGAGCGCGAGCAAGCGGAGAAAGATGCTAAGCGCAAAGCGCGTGCCGAAGCAGCGGCAAAAGCCAAGCAGTCCGCCGCGCAGCAAGCGCCGTCAACACCAACCACCGCATCAGCCGCCACAATAGCAAGCCAAGCGGAAGGCAGCGCCGAAGCACTGGAAAAGCTCAATAAAAAACTGACGGCAACGCAAACCGCCATCAGCAAGACCCAAGACAAACTCGCGGCAGCGCGCGCGGATGAGTCTCAAGCCGACAAAATTCCAGCCTTAGAAGCTGCATTAGAGAAAACGCAAGACAAGCTCAAACAGCTGGCGAAGGACATCGCAGCCGCGAAAAAAGCCGCCAAGGCGCAACCTGATAACAGCGACAAAGGCGACCCCAACAGCCCGGAGCGCTTAAAACGCAAATGGGAAACCGCGCAAACGCGTTTGCAAACCGCGCAGCAACGCTTGCAAGAAGCACAACAGCAAGGGCTCGACACTGTGGCCGCCCTACAAGCCGGTGTCGACAAGCAACAGCAGCGGGTGAACGAGGCACACAGCGCCTATGAACAAGCACTGCAGGCGGCCAGCAGCGCTCCAGCAGAAGCCCAAGCCGATGCCAGCAACCACACAGCCAGTGTGGCGATCGATGTCGAGGCACTGCAAAAGAAAATCCTTGCTCAGCAAGACCGCCTCAGCAAAGCCCAAGAACGGCTGCAGATGGCCGAGGCCGACAATCTCGACACCGTGCCTGCGCTGAGCAAAGGCGTCGACAAACAGCAACAGAAGCTGGAGCAGCTGCAACAACAATTGCAGCAAGCCACTCAGCAGTCCACCGAACAGACCCCAGGAGCCTGA